The Hemicordylus capensis ecotype Gifberg chromosome 6, rHemCap1.1.pri, whole genome shotgun sequence genome window below encodes:
- the POP7 gene encoding ribonuclease P protein subunit p20 isoform X1, with product MGLKACSLILVAVVNLTGLLVYLIGAAMSDPGPPMETEYALRRRLPRRLPRRRSDIYVNMKTDFKAQLSRCQKLLAPASGCPEICIHGLGLAINRAINIALQLEATGGGVLRLAANTSTVELADVAEPEGDSDEPLARTRNNSAIHIRVCRVAPE from the exons ATGGGACTGAAGGCGTGCAGCTTAATACTGGTGGCGGTTGTTAACCTGACTGGACtacttgtttacttaattgg gGCCGCCATGTCTGATCCGGGCCCTCCCATGGAGACGGAGTACGCCCTGCGCCGCCGCCTGCCCCGCCGCCTGCCCCGGCGCCGGAGCGACATCTATGTCAACATGAAGACGGATTTCAAGGCCCAGCTGAGCCGCTGCCAGAAGCTCTTGGCCCCGGCGAGCGGCTGCCCCGAGATCTGCATCCACGGCCTGGGCTTGGCCATCAACCGCGCCATCAACATTGCGCTCCAGCTGGAAGCCACTGGCGGCGGCGTGCTGCGCTTGGCAGCGAATACGTCGACCGTCGAGCTTGCTGACGTTGCTGAGCCGGAGGGGGACAGTGACGAGCCGCTGGCCCGGACCCGGAACAACTCCGCCATCCACATCCGGGTgtgccgcgtggcccccgagtaG
- the EPO gene encoding erythropoietin — MSWLKVVVISLGSRVGVWGFKTKPGVCCAQIKSWDSRRRENSICGLSKTENHRGGQTDGEVGQEEGFAVPEVDLIACLSPHPAGLIPFLLMLGFLASALLTPPQPICDPRVMGKFIQEASKAESEIRQFCNTSCDLSESAVVPDTKVNFHTWKTMPRARQALEVWRGQALLSAAVDQARVSGQQPALQTFLARQLQVMTSTLRSVREILRGHNIEAALGLQDAAPTPISRLSVRTVEKLFSVYSNFLRGKVNLYITAACRVNGR; from the exons ATGTCATGGTTGAAAGTGGTTGTAATTTCTCTTGGATCTAGAGttggggtttgggggttcaaAACCAAACCTGGAGTTTGCTGTGCTCAGATCAAGTCGTGGGATTCTAGAAGGAGAGAAAATTCCATTTGTGGCTTGAGCAAGACAGAGAATCACAGAGGGGGGCAGACGGATGGGGAAgtgggccaggaggaggggttcgCAGTGCCTGAAGTTGACCTAATagcttgcctctccccccaccccgcagggCTGATTCCTTTCCTGTTGATGTTGGGATTCTTGGCCTCGGCTCTACTCACCCCTCCACAGCCCATCTGCGACCCCCGCGTCATGGGCAAATTCATCCAAGAAGCCAGCAAGGCCGAAAGTGAGATT AGGCAGTTCTGCAACACTTCTTGTGACTTATCCGAAAGCGCCGTGGTGCCAGACACCAAAGTGAATTTCCACACCTGGAAAACCATGCCT AGGGCAAGGCAGGCACTGGAGGTGTGGAGAGGCCAAGCCCTGCTCTCGGCAGCCGTCGACCAAGCCCGGGTCTCCGGCCAGCAGCCAGCTCTGCAGACCTTCCTTGCCAGACAGCTCCAGGTGATGACCAGCACACTGCGCAGCGTCCGGGAGATCCTGCGTGGCCACAACATCGAG GCAGCCCTCGGATTGCAAgatgcagcccccacccccatatcccgCCTGAGTGTACGGACTGTGGAAAAGCTGTTCAGTGTTTATTCGAACTTTCTTCGCGGAAAGGTCAACCTGTACATTACTGCTGCCTGTCGAGTCAACGGCAGGTGA
- the POP7 gene encoding ribonuclease P protein subunit p20 isoform X2 yields the protein MSDPGPPMETEYALRRRLPRRLPRRRSDIYVNMKTDFKAQLSRCQKLLAPASGCPEICIHGLGLAINRAINIALQLEATGGGVLRLAANTSTVELADVAEPEGDSDEPLARTRNNSAIHIRVCRVAPE from the coding sequence ATGTCTGATCCGGGCCCTCCCATGGAGACGGAGTACGCCCTGCGCCGCCGCCTGCCCCGCCGCCTGCCCCGGCGCCGGAGCGACATCTATGTCAACATGAAGACGGATTTCAAGGCCCAGCTGAGCCGCTGCCAGAAGCTCTTGGCCCCGGCGAGCGGCTGCCCCGAGATCTGCATCCACGGCCTGGGCTTGGCCATCAACCGCGCCATCAACATTGCGCTCCAGCTGGAAGCCACTGGCGGCGGCGTGCTGCGCTTGGCAGCGAATACGTCGACCGTCGAGCTTGCTGACGTTGCTGAGCCGGAGGGGGACAGTGACGAGCCGCTGGCCCGGACCCGGAACAACTCCGCCATCCACATCCGGGTgtgccgcgtggcccccgagtaG